In Halorhabdus rudnickae, the following proteins share a genomic window:
- a CDS encoding ABC transporter ATP-binding protein, with the protein MTASQPSTRVEAQPQATDRDESTDENREAILELDGVTRQFGTETAVADLSLSVRDGELLTLLGPSGCGKTTTLRLLAGLDEPDAGAIRVAGETVAGEGTFVKPENRDVGLVFQEFALFPHLTVGENVAFGLQDRTQDAIDERVDKLLELVGLADYREASPEDLSGGQRQRVALARSLAPEPDVLLLDEPFSNLDVGLREEMRREVRRIIKETGVTAVSVTHDQEEALSISDRVAVIDDGRVEQIGRPEVVFQQPESRFVAEFLGQAGFVSGTFAEGCVETPLGCLDAGRIEGLDTEYEGAEIDVLVRPDDIRAVPADPAGTNGRIVNRQYTGPSFVYTVELDSGAVLHCEHNHAEELGIDKRVRVRLATDHALAWFPTE; encoded by the coding sequence GTGACCGCCTCACAACCGTCGACCCGCGTGGAGGCACAACCTCAGGCGACCGACAGAGACGAATCGACCGACGAGAACCGCGAGGCGATCCTGGAACTGGATGGCGTCACCCGGCAGTTCGGGACTGAGACGGCCGTCGCCGACCTCTCGCTGTCGGTCCGTGACGGCGAACTGCTGACGCTGCTTGGCCCCTCGGGTTGTGGGAAGACGACGACGCTACGCCTGCTCGCGGGTCTGGACGAACCCGACGCCGGGGCGATCCGGGTCGCCGGCGAGACCGTCGCGGGCGAAGGCACGTTCGTCAAGCCGGAGAACCGCGACGTCGGCCTGGTCTTCCAGGAGTTCGCTCTCTTCCCACACCTCACTGTCGGGGAGAACGTCGCCTTCGGGCTCCAGGATCGCACGCAGGACGCGATCGACGAGCGCGTCGACAAACTGCTGGAACTGGTCGGGCTCGCCGACTACCGCGAGGCCAGCCCGGAGGATCTCTCCGGGGGCCAGCGCCAGCGGGTCGCTCTCGCCCGCTCGCTCGCGCCCGAACCCGACGTGCTCTTGCTGGACGAGCCATTCTCGAATCTCGACGTCGGGCTCCGCGAGGAGATGCGCCGGGAGGTCCGCCGCATCATCAAGGAGACCGGCGTGACTGCCGTCTCGGTCACCCACGACCAGGAGGAGGCCCTCTCGATTAGCGATCGTGTGGCCGTCATCGACGACGGTCGGGTCGAACAGATCGGCCGCCCGGAAGTCGTCTTCCAGCAACCAGAGTCTCGCTTTGTCGCCGAGTTCCTCGGCCAGGCCGGGTTCGTCTCGGGGACTTTCGCCGAGGGCTGTGTCGAGACGCCGCTTGGCTGTCTCGATGCCGGTCGCATCGAGGGACTCGACACCGAGTACGAGGGAGCCGAGATCGACGTGCTCGTCCGGCCGGACGACATCCGGGCCGTGCCGGCCGATCCCGCGGGTACCAACGGTCGAATCGTCAACCGGCAGTATACCGGCCCCTCGTTCGTCTATACTGTCGAACTCGATTCGGGGGCTGTCCTGCATTGTGAGCACAACCACGCCGAGGAACTCGGGATCGACAAGCGCGTGCGGGTCCGCCTGGCGACCGACCACGCCCTCGCCTGGTTCCCTACCGAGTGA
- a CDS encoding extracellular solute-binding protein, protein MTERSTSRRRFLGAVSAGTLAGLAGCMGSLGGETTDSSGEISIPSLAQFRGSGALAEGRPAPGGTSIEELPDLSGTLNLYIGGGEGGIYQKFITMLEDIYPNFSVFSSPSPSASLAQQIVEEVESGASQADLFWSIDAASLGYVSENDAYEPLAEEALEPVPADFQGADRSWVGVTGRARSVPYNTNAIDESEIPGKVAQFPGTDALQGAMGWAPTYGAFKSFVTAMRLQQGADATREWLTSMREAGTERYPNEYLVTEAVADGELTAGFANHYYAMRVKTQHPDAPLDLAFTSGDAGGLVNVAGVLQIEGTEKDELITDFVRHLLSAEAQEFFATVSFAYPMITGVEPVGGLPTVDELNPPDIDLADLADLEPTLELMSEAGVSG, encoded by the coding sequence ATGACCGAGCGATCGACGAGTCGACGGCGGTTTCTGGGGGCGGTCAGTGCAGGGACGCTGGCCGGTCTGGCGGGCTGTATGGGTTCCCTCGGCGGCGAGACGACAGATAGCAGCGGGGAGATCTCGATCCCGTCGCTCGCACAGTTCCGCGGATCGGGCGCGCTGGCCGAGGGCCGGCCGGCACCCGGCGGTACTTCGATCGAAGAGTTGCCGGATCTCTCGGGGACGTTGAACCTCTATATCGGGGGCGGCGAGGGCGGCATCTATCAAAAATTCATTACGATGCTCGAGGACATCTATCCGAATTTTTCGGTGTTCAGCAGTCCCTCGCCCTCGGCATCGCTTGCCCAGCAGATCGTCGAGGAGGTCGAGTCCGGAGCCAGCCAGGCGGATCTCTTCTGGTCGATCGATGCCGCATCGCTGGGCTACGTCTCCGAGAACGACGCCTACGAGCCGCTGGCCGAGGAGGCACTCGAGCCCGTCCCGGCGGACTTCCAGGGCGCGGACAGGTCGTGGGTCGGTGTCACCGGCCGCGCCCGGAGCGTCCCGTACAATACGAACGCCATCGACGAGAGCGAGATTCCCGGGAAAGTCGCGCAGTTCCCCGGGACCGACGCCTTACAGGGGGCGATGGGGTGGGCACCGACCTACGGCGCGTTCAAGTCCTTCGTGACCGCGATGCGGTTGCAACAGGGTGCAGACGCGACCCGGGAGTGGCTGACGTCGATGCGCGAGGCGGGAACCGAACGGTACCCAAACGAGTACCTCGTCACGGAGGCGGTCGCCGACGGCGAGTTGACCGCCGGATTCGCCAATCACTACTACGCGATGCGCGTCAAGACCCAGCATCCCGACGCCCCGCTCGATCTGGCCTTCACGAGCGGTGACGCGGGCGGGCTGGTCAACGTCGCCGGTGTCCTCCAGATCGAGGGGACCGAAAAGGACGAGTTGATCACTGACTTCGTCCGTCACCTGCTCTCGGCGGAAGCCCAGGAGTTCTTCGCGACCGTCAGTTTCGCCTACCCGATGATCACCGGCGTCGAGCCGGTCGGCGGCCTGCCCACCGTCGACGAACTGAACCCGCCGGACATCGACCTGGCCGACCTGGCCGACCTCGAGCCGACCCTCGAGTTGATGTCCGAGGCCGGCGTCTCGGGATGA
- a CDS encoding adenosylhomocysteinase: MSQPISERVDDPAAKEASGRRKIDWAREHMPILASLREEFEANQPLAGETVGMAMHVEATTAALAETIAAAGAEVAITGCNPLSTHDDVSVALDAHESITSYAERGVDDEGYYGAIDAVLEHDPTITIDDGADLVFRVHEEYPELIDSIIGGCEETTTGVHRLRSMDDDGALEYPMFAVNDTPMKRLFDNVHGTGEASLVSIELTTNLSIAGKTVVVGGYGQCGKGIATKARGMNADVIVTEIEPRKALEAHMEGFRVMPMAEAAAEGDLFVTTTGNRDVITREDFEKMDDGAVLANAGHFDVEINLEHLRDMAEEIVDARDGVRGYVMPDGRQLNVLAEGRLVNLASPVAEGHPVEVMDQSFAIQAVSAREMVENGDDYDAGVHNVPDALDREVAEVKLAAEGVEFDELTDEQREYLDSWQHGT, encoded by the coding sequence ATGAGTCAACCGATCAGCGAGCGGGTCGACGATCCCGCCGCGAAGGAGGCGTCGGGTCGCCGGAAGATCGACTGGGCACGCGAACACATGCCGATCCTGGCTTCGCTCCGCGAGGAGTTCGAGGCCAACCAGCCCCTCGCGGGTGAAACCGTCGGGATGGCGATGCACGTCGAGGCCACAACGGCGGCCCTTGCCGAGACGATCGCCGCCGCCGGGGCGGAGGTCGCCATCACTGGTTGTAACCCGCTTTCGACGCACGACGACGTCAGCGTCGCCCTGGACGCCCACGAATCGATCACCTCCTACGCCGAGCGCGGCGTCGACGACGAGGGCTATTACGGTGCCATCGACGCGGTCCTCGAACACGACCCGACGATCACCATCGACGACGGCGCGGATCTGGTCTTCCGCGTCCACGAGGAGTATCCCGAACTCATCGACTCGATCATCGGCGGGTGCGAGGAGACGACCACGGGTGTCCATCGCCTGCGGTCGATGGACGACGACGGCGCCCTGGAGTACCCGATGTTCGCGGTCAACGACACACCGATGAAGCGGCTGTTCGACAACGTCCACGGCACGGGCGAGGCCAGTCTGGTCTCGATCGAGTTGACGACGAATCTCTCGATCGCCGGCAAGACGGTCGTCGTCGGCGGGTACGGCCAGTGTGGCAAGGGGATCGCGACGAAGGCCCGGGGAATGAACGCGGACGTGATCGTCACCGAGATCGAGCCCCGGAAGGCCCTGGAAGCCCACATGGAGGGCTTTCGGGTCATGCCGATGGCCGAGGCCGCCGCGGAGGGCGACCTGTTCGTGACGACGACGGGCAACCGCGACGTGATCACCCGGGAAGACTTCGAGAAGATGGATGACGGTGCCGTACTGGCCAACGCCGGTCACTTCGACGTCGAGATCAACCTCGAACACCTTCGAGACATGGCCGAGGAGATCGTTGATGCGCGTGACGGCGTCCGCGGGTACGTCATGCCGGACGGCCGCCAGTTGAACGTCCTTGCGGAGGGGCGTCTGGTCAACCTTGCTTCCCCGGTCGCCGAGGGCCATCCCGTCGAGGTCATGGACCAGAGCTTCGCCATCCAGGCCGTTTCAGCCAGAGAGATGGTCGAAAACGGCGATGACTACGACGCTGGCGTCCACAATGTCCCCGACGCCCTCGACCGGGAGGTCGCCGAAGTCAAACTCGCTGCCGAGGGCGTCGAGTTCGACGAACTGACCGACGAGCAACGCGAGTACCTGGACTCCTGGCAGCACGGAACCTGA
- a CDS encoding ribbon-helix-helix protein, CopG family: protein MNDVLADLEEVTVAFDEETLEALDAKAFRDHRDNREAAIRECLDQWLKGRED from the coding sequence ATGAACGACGTCCTTGCGGATCTGGAGGAGGTGACCGTCGCGTTCGACGAGGAGACCCTCGAGGCCCTCGATGCGAAGGCCTTCCGGGACCACCGTGACAACCGCGAGGCGGCGATCCGGGAGTGTCTGGATCAGTGGCTGAAGGGACGGGAGGATTGA
- a CDS encoding ABC transporter permease, giving the protein MSRESGTHGLGARLPGAAGSGRPSGLTLLAIAVAVALVAPLGWLFVEVFDLGPRAFALTVDPRTIEILIRSVALVAVVTVASVLVGVPIALLTARTDLPFARLFTVLAALPLAIPSYLGALAVLSAFGTGGILTGVLAPIEIEQIPEISGFAGAALVLTLYTYPYVLLTTRASLLSLDTSLLEAARTLDAGRLESFRRVTLPQIAPGIAAGALLVTLYALADFGTPNFMGVEVFTQAIYARYNNHMRPWAALLSIQLLGVTAAILYLESQIGADDEGAYQSRGSSGGAVIELGNWRYVAALFPAVVAGLAVALPVIVFGLWLSSNAGGYTAGGMAFSWTYGWNSVYLALLAAGASLLVALPIAVAAARGRSRLAALADRLSYVGYATPGVVLAIALLLASLHGLPKSMTELVYRTLPLLIFAYVVRFVPQAIGAIRASTMQVDRRLIEAARTLGRTRLGAFRAVTLPLIAPGIATGAALVFLTTMKELPVTQMMRPFTFDHTLVTYIWRVREAGLYGRAAVPALALIVISGFSMAVILSQEGSNT; this is encoded by the coding sequence ATGAGCCGCGAGAGCGGGACCCACGGACTGGGCGCGCGCCTTCCGGGAGCCGCCGGTTCGGGCCGCCCCTCGGGGCTGACGCTGCTCGCGATCGCCGTCGCCGTCGCGCTGGTCGCGCCCCTGGGGTGGCTGTTCGTCGAGGTGTTCGACCTCGGTCCGCGCGCGTTCGCACTCACGGTCGATCCCCGGACGATCGAGATCCTGATCCGCAGCGTCGCGCTCGTCGCCGTCGTCACGGTGGCGAGCGTGCTCGTCGGCGTCCCGATCGCACTGTTGACCGCCCGGACCGACCTGCCGTTCGCGCGGCTGTTCACGGTCTTGGCGGCGCTTCCCCTGGCGATCCCGAGCTATCTCGGGGCGCTTGCGGTCCTCTCGGCCTTCGGTACCGGCGGGATTCTGACCGGTGTCCTCGCACCGATCGAGATCGAACAGATTCCCGAGATCAGCGGGTTTGCCGGCGCGGCACTCGTCTTGACGCTGTACACCTACCCCTACGTCCTATTGACGACGCGGGCGTCGCTGTTGTCGCTGGATACCTCGCTGCTCGAGGCCGCCCGGACGCTCGACGCCGGACGACTCGAGTCTTTCCGACGGGTGACGCTGCCACAGATCGCACCCGGAATCGCCGCCGGGGCGTTGCTGGTCACGCTGTATGCGCTCGCGGACTTCGGGACGCCGAACTTCATGGGCGTCGAGGTGTTCACCCAGGCGATCTACGCGCGATACAACAATCACATGCGACCGTGGGCCGCCCTGCTGTCGATCCAGTTGCTCGGCGTGACCGCGGCGATCCTCTATCTCGAATCGCAGATCGGGGCCGACGACGAGGGTGCCTATCAGAGCCGAGGGAGCAGTGGCGGCGCGGTCATCGAACTCGGGAACTGGCGGTACGTCGCCGCGCTCTTTCCCGCCGTCGTCGCGGGGCTGGCGGTCGCCCTCCCGGTGATCGTCTTCGGACTGTGGCTCTCGAGTAACGCGGGCGGTTACACCGCGGGCGGGATGGCCTTCTCCTGGACCTACGGTTGGAACTCGGTGTACCTGGCATTGCTGGCCGCCGGGGCGTCGCTTTTGGTCGCCCTGCCGATCGCGGTCGCGGCGGCACGCGGGCGGTCCCGGCTGGCCGCGCTGGCCGATCGACTCTCGTACGTCGGGTACGCGACGCCGGGAGTCGTCCTGGCGATCGCCCTGTTGCTGGCGAGTCTCCACGGCCTCCCAAAGTCGATGACGGAGCTAGTATACAGGACGCTCCCACTGCTCATCTTCGCCTACGTCGTCCGGTTCGTCCCGCAGGCCATCGGGGCGATCCGGGCCTCGACGATGCAGGTTGATCGCCGATTGATCGAAGCTGCCCGGACGCTGGGCCGGACCCGACTCGGTGCCTTCCGGGCGGTGACGCTGCCGCTGATCGCGCCAGGGATCGCGACCGGCGCAGCCCTGGTCTTTTTGACGACGATGAAGGAACTACCGGTAACACAGATGATGCGGCCGTTCACCTTCGACCATACTCTCGTAACCTACATCTGGCGCGTCCGGGAGGCCGGTCTCTACGGCCGGGCCGCCGTTCCCGCGCTTGCGTTGATCGTCATTTCCGGATTCTCGATGGCCGTCATCCTCTCACAGGAGGGATCGAACACGTGA
- the rdgB gene encoding RdgB/HAM1 family non-canonical purine NTP pyrophosphatase: MIQFVTGNEGKVREARTALDTRVEQFTYDYAEIQSDDLAAIAAHGAREAYREVGGAVMVEDSGLFVGALDGFPGPYSAYVEDTLGIERVWRLVEPEDDHSAAFRSLIGYCDGSELAGAPTVRDGDPPVAIFEGRVAGEIVPPRGDGGFGYDPIFEYDDRTFGEMDPNEKNEYSHRGRAMDAFAAWDGADR; the protein is encoded by the coding sequence ATGATCCAGTTTGTAACCGGCAACGAGGGAAAGGTCCGCGAGGCCCGGACGGCCTTGGACACTCGTGTCGAGCAGTTCACCTACGACTACGCCGAAATCCAGAGCGACGACCTGGCCGCGATCGCCGCCCACGGCGCTCGGGAGGCATACCGCGAGGTCGGTGGCGCCGTCATGGTCGAAGATTCCGGGCTGTTCGTCGGCGCGCTCGATGGATTCCCCGGACCCTATTCGGCGTACGTCGAGGACACACTCGGGATCGAGCGTGTCTGGCGACTGGTCGAACCCGAAGACGATCACAGCGCCGCGTTCCGGTCGCTGATCGGGTACTGTGACGGATCCGAATTAGCCGGGGCACCGACGGTCCGCGACGGTGACCCACCGGTGGCGATCTTCGAGGGGCGCGTGGCGGGGGAAATCGTCCCGCCTCGCGGTGACGGTGGTTTCGGATACGATCCGATCTTCGAGTACGACGACCGCACCTTCGGGGAGATGGATCCCAACGAGAAAAACGAGTACTCACACCGCGGGCGAGCCATGGACGCTTTCGCCGCGTGGGACGGTGCCGATCGCTGA
- a CDS encoding RNA-guided endonuclease InsQ/TnpB family protein has translation MKRVNTFEVVPQTENDKECLLRLLDASASLWNELTYERRQNYFGDGDVWDTSEYRGQYNGVVGSATVQQIMRKNSEAWRSFFALKEKGEDANPPSYWGNEEDGRELRTYIRNNQYTIQWGKRSRLEIPVGQDLKDEYGLGYHERFRLEVRGNPKWDGKQGRLELEYDEVSDTFRAFQPVTVPDSRLDSPLASEEAALDVGANNLVACCTTAGNQYLYDGRELFGRFRDTTDEIARLQSKLREGRYSSNRIRRLYRQRTKHRDHAQNALVRDLVERLYDEGVATVYVGDLTDVLETHWSVRVNEKTHNFWAFKQFIHRLACVCEEYDISLEAESEAWTSQTCPKCGDHEKTVRHGDTLTCPCGFEGHADLTASETFLRENSDCEVRPMARPVRFEWDDHDWSGEPHPHESPKEVRTNPQVASVGR, from the coding sequence ATGAAGCGCGTTAACACCTTCGAGGTGGTTCCACAGACCGAGAACGACAAAGAGTGCCTTCTACGGCTACTTGACGCCTCCGCCTCCCTGTGGAACGAACTGACCTACGAACGTCGGCAGAACTACTTCGGTGACGGTGACGTGTGGGACACGTCCGAGTACCGTGGACAGTACAACGGTGTCGTCGGAAGTGCGACCGTCCAACAGATCATGCGCAAGAACAGCGAAGCGTGGCGGTCGTTCTTCGCCCTCAAGGAGAAAGGCGAGGACGCCAACCCACCGTCGTACTGGGGAAACGAGGAGGACGGACGTGAACTCCGTACCTACATCCGAAACAACCAGTACACGATTCAGTGGGGCAAGCGTAGCCGTCTCGAAATCCCTGTCGGACAAGACCTGAAAGACGAATACGGACTCGGCTACCACGAACGATTCCGCCTCGAAGTCCGAGGCAACCCAAAGTGGGACGGCAAACAGGGTCGTCTGGAACTTGAGTATGACGAGGTGAGCGACACGTTCAGGGCTTTCCAACCAGTCACCGTCCCTGATTCTCGACTGGATTCACCACTGGCTTCGGAAGAAGCCGCCCTCGACGTTGGCGCAAACAATCTCGTCGCCTGTTGCACGACCGCTGGGAACCAGTACCTCTACGACGGACGGGAGTTGTTCGGACGGTTCCGCGACACGACCGACGAAATCGCCCGCCTACAGTCGAAACTCCGAGAAGGACGCTACTCCTCGAATCGGATTCGACGGCTGTACCGACAGCGGACGAAGCACCGCGACCACGCACAGAACGCGCTGGTGCGCGACCTCGTTGAACGGCTGTACGACGAGGGTGTGGCGACGGTGTACGTGGGCGACTTGACCGACGTGCTGGAAACGCACTGGTCGGTCAGGGTGAACGAGAAGACGCACAATTTCTGGGCGTTCAAGCAGTTCATCCACCGTCTCGCGTGTGTTTGTGAGGAGTACGACATCTCTCTCGAAGCCGAGTCGGAAGCGTGGACGAGTCAGACGTGTCCCAAGTGTGGCGACCACGAGAAGACGGTTCGCCACGGGGATACGTTGACGTGTCCGTGCGGTTTCGAGGGGCACGCCGACCTCACGGCGTCAGAGACGTTCCTTCGAGAAAACAGCGATTGCGAAGTCAGGCCGATGGCACGGCCCGTGCGATTCGAGTGGGACGACCACGACTGGTCGGGGGAACCACACCCTCACGAAAGTCCCAAAGAAGTGCGCACAAACCCGCAAGTTGCCTCCGTGGGTCGGTAG
- a CDS encoding DUF5808 domain-containing protein encodes MTDRPQSGEIFGVPYNFERPSMKRLLSSYWQPGESMLVEKPFGIGYTLNMANWRSWVVLGVAGALLWQQQSGEDEDGDGGIDRTDGSDDDGPVEVMVE; translated from the coding sequence ATGACAGACCGACCGCAATCGGGCGAGATCTTCGGCGTGCCGTACAACTTCGAACGACCGAGCATGAAGCGCCTGCTATCTTCGTACTGGCAGCCCGGGGAGAGTATGCTGGTCGAGAAACCCTTCGGCATCGGCTACACGCTCAACATGGCGAACTGGCGGTCGTGGGTAGTCCTTGGCGTCGCCGGCGCGCTCCTCTGGCAACAGCAGTCCGGTGAGGACGAGGACGGCGACGGAGGTATCGACCGAACCGACGGGTCCGACGACGACGGCCCGGTTGAGGTCATGGTCGAGTAG
- a CDS encoding amidohydrolase, translating to MSTLLVSGGEVLRPDLTVERADVLIDQADGEIKAVGDVGSADDELDASGGLVIPGLVNAHTHVAMTLLRGLADDKPLDAWLREDIWPVEAELTAEDIRIGAELGLIEMIKSGTTALSDMYFEVKEIADAIEQAGVRARLGYTAVTVGKDDKAARAELERSIEVARELDGAADGRIQTAFQPHSLTTVGEAYLQEFVPQANEAGLATHLHANETPDEVGPIVDEQGMRPLAYAEDIGLLAGDTYIAHGVHVDDSEIELLVETDTGVAHCPASNMKLASGMAPVQDMLDAGVTVGIGTDGAASNNDLDMFDEMRDAAMLGKLAADDASAVDAPTVVEMATANGAELLGFDSGRIEAGANADLAILDLEAPHLTPAHDLVSHLAYVARGSDVRHTVADGNVLMRDREVTVFDEARTRRKARERAHALVDRAT from the coding sequence ATGAGCACGCTGCTGGTCTCCGGTGGCGAGGTATTGCGCCCGGATCTGACTGTCGAACGCGCCGACGTACTGATCGACCAAGCCGACGGCGAAATAAAAGCGGTCGGCGATGTCGGTTCGGCCGACGACGAACTCGACGCGTCGGGCGGGTTGGTCATTCCCGGCCTCGTCAACGCCCACACGCACGTCGCGATGACGTTGCTCCGGGGCCTGGCTGATGACAAGCCCCTCGACGCCTGGCTCAGAGAGGACATCTGGCCGGTCGAGGCCGAACTCACCGCCGAAGATATTCGCATCGGTGCGGAACTGGGGCTGATCGAGATGATCAAGTCCGGGACGACGGCGTTGTCGGACATGTACTTCGAGGTTAAAGAGATCGCTGATGCGATCGAACAGGCCGGCGTTCGGGCCCGCCTCGGCTACACTGCCGTGACTGTTGGCAAAGACGACAAAGCGGCCCGGGCGGAACTTGAAAGGAGTATCGAGGTGGCCAGAGAACTGGACGGCGCGGCAGACGGGCGCATTCAGACGGCCTTCCAGCCACATTCGCTGACCACCGTCGGCGAGGCGTACCTTCAAGAGTTCGTCCCGCAGGCCAACGAGGCGGGGCTTGCGACCCACCTCCACGCCAACGAGACACCCGACGAGGTGGGGCCGATCGTCGACGAACAGGGGATGCGTCCGCTGGCCTACGCGGAAGATATCGGACTGCTTGCGGGAGACACCTACATCGCCCACGGCGTCCACGTCGACGACAGCGAGATCGAATTGCTGGTCGAGACCGACACCGGCGTCGCTCACTGCCCGGCTTCGAACATGAAGTTGGCCAGCGGCATGGCACCGGTCCAGGACATGCTCGACGCCGGCGTTACCGTCGGCATCGGCACCGACGGCGCGGCCTCGAACAACGACCTCGACATGTTCGACGAGATGCGCGACGCAGCCATGCTCGGCAAACTTGCCGCCGACGACGCCAGCGCCGTCGACGCGCCGACAGTCGTCGAGATGGCGACCGCCAACGGCGCGGAGTTGCTCGGATTCGATTCCGGCCGGATCGAGGCCGGCGCGAACGCGGATCTCGCTATCCTCGACCTCGAGGCCCCGCACCTCACGCCCGCTCACGACCTCGTTTCCCATCTGGCGTACGTGGCCCGAGGATCGGATGTCCGTCACACCGTCGCCGACGGCAACGTGTTGATGCGCGACCGCGAGGTCACGGTCTTCGACGAGGCCCGAACGCGTCGGAAGGCCCGGGAGCGTGCCCACGCTCTCGTCGATCGCGCTACGTGA
- the tnpA gene encoding IS200/IS605 family transposase, protein MVKSTRHAKYELYYHIVFVPKYRRSHLTGKTNERLETIFAEICEDKDLELAESEVMPDYVHLFIGSPPKNAPSLIVNWVKGISARKYNQRYDDRVKWTRSYYVGTAGSTSKGAVEQYIAEQEGGDE, encoded by the coding sequence ATGGTAAAGAGTACCCGTCACGCGAAATACGAACTCTATTACCATATAGTGTTCGTGCCGAAATATCGGCGTTCGCACCTGACGGGGAAGACGAATGAACGTCTCGAAACCATCTTCGCAGAAATCTGTGAAGACAAAGACCTCGAACTGGCCGAGTCCGAGGTTATGCCCGACTACGTCCACCTGTTCATCGGGAGTCCACCCAAGAACGCCCCGTCACTCATTGTCAACTGGGTCAAGGGCATCTCGGCGCGGAAGTATAACCAGCGGTACGACGACCGCGTGAAGTGGACTCGTTCATACTACGTCGGTACGGCGGGAAGCACCTCGAAGGGCGCTGTTGAACAGTACATCGCTGAACAGGAGGGTGGCGACGAATGA